A segment of the Mangrovimonas sp. YM274 genome:
CCAATTCACCTAAAAAAGACGCTATTTCCACTGCCATTGGCTCAGCAAAAAACGAATGGATTGTTACCACCGATGCGGATTGTATAATACCAAAATATTGGTTGGATTGTTTTGATAGTTTTATCCAAACCAATGATACCCATTTTATTGTCGGACCTGTTTCCTATCATCATGTCACCTCCTTTTTGGACCGCTTTCAACTTTTGGACATTCTAAGCCTTCAGGGGGCTACTATTGGAGGTTTTGGAATTGGCCATCCTTTCCTTTGCAACGGCGCCAATTTGGCCTACAAAAAAGAACTTTTCAATACGCTTAATGGCTTTGAAGGCAACAACGGTATTGCCAGTGGCGATGATATTTTTATGCTAGAGAAAGCTACCAAAACAGGTTTGGACCATGTACATTACTTGAAAAGCACCGGTGCCATGGTAACCACAACAGCTGAAAAAAGTTTAAAACTCTTAATATCGCAACGCATCAGGTGGGCTGCAAAAACATCGAAATATTCAAGCTACTTTTCAAAAATTACAGCATTGTCGGTTTTTGCCATGAATGCCATTTTGGTTTGTCTATTACTGTTTTGGATTATGGATATTTCATCCTTAAGAACGCTTGTATATCTGTTCACCTTAAAATTCTGTATTGATTTTCTGCTCATTTTTAAGGTCTCCCGCTTTTGGGAGCAAGAACAATATTTAGGCACCTATGTTCCTTCCAGTTTTTTATATCCATTTTTCAGTGTCTACGTGGCCGTAAATTCCATTTTTAAAGGATACAAATGGAAAGGCCGCTCATACAAAAAATAGGGCGACTATAGTTTATTTTTACTAGCTTTACTCCAATATTAAGTATCAACCCAATGAAACAAGCACTTCTTATTATTTGTCTGTTGGTTAGCAGTCTCATTTATTCCCAAAATTCGTACACTGTAAATGGAGAAACTTTGGAACTCAAAACAGAAATTGAAGGCACACTTGATTTACTTTGG
Coding sequences within it:
- a CDS encoding glycosyltransferase; amino-acid sequence: MTFIALFIGVAYLIIIAKLIVGFDKVPDFLLQDNSPKTRFSIVIPFRNEEQNLPKLSESLYNLNYPKSLFEIIFVNDESTDDSVSLIETYFSGKQVDFKLIPNHRSSNSPKKDAISTAIGSAKNEWIVTTDADCIIPKYWLDCFDSFIQTNDTHFIVGPVSYHHVTSFLDRFQLLDILSLQGATIGGFGIGHPFLCNGANLAYKKELFNTLNGFEGNNGIASGDDIFMLEKATKTGLDHVHYLKSTGAMVTTTAEKSLKLLISQRIRWAAKTSKYSSYFSKITALSVFAMNAILVCLLLFWIMDISSLRTLVYLFTLKFCIDFLLIFKVSRFWEQEQYLGTYVPSSFLYPFFSVYVAVNSIFKGYKWKGRSYKK